One Primulina eburnea isolate SZY01 chromosome 4, ASM2296580v1, whole genome shotgun sequence genomic window, TCATTGACGTGAGGCCACGTTTCAGAGGAGATAATTGCACTTTTTCCACAATACAATTAGCTtctgtttttttatttaaatcgtTTCAAGAACCACAGCAAGCCGATCTCTGGGCTAGTTGACCAGCTCGAGCAGAAGGGTCTCCCGGATTAATCTTGATCGCTGTAGGCTGCTGCATGAaatcaaaatacaaaaaaataaaaaaacatgaaacttgagcattttttccttaaaaatgtaaattttgctccaaaaatacataaaaatcacCCTCCTGCTAAATTCTTGTTCCGTTTCTTAACTCTTGCTctcaataattattttaaaccaagctgagtcaataaattcacCTCAGTTCTGGAGTCATTGTCTGAAAGCCTTTGTTTTATATCTCTAGCTATTGAAAAGAACACTTGTTCCACATTGAGATTTGTTTTCGCACTCTGCAGCAATGCAATACAAATTTCATTTAAGTATACATAACTGCATTTTTAAAGTATCTATGGAGGACACAAGGATTCTTACAGTTTCAAAGAATTTGATCCCATATTCATCAGCCAGTGCTTGGCCCTTGGACGTAGGTACAGCCTAAAAGATATTCAACCGTAGAATAATCAGTTTACTAAAGTACAGAATCCAGGCTGACCAATTAGTTCGGTGCATAAGAAACTGTTAGGGACCCAAACACATCGGGCCCAGTGTCAACTGAATTGGCCAACCCATTAGATGAAGAGATAAACAAGGCCAGGCCCAGGCCCAAGATTGTAAATGTATACGTTAGAAAAGGGAAGGGAAAGGCACGTAAGGATGAGGTATAAAAAGAGAGGGGAGAGTTGGTTAGAGGGCATCCAGAAAATATTGAGTGAGTAAGTCTCTAACAATTGTTAGTGAGAGAGGAGAGAGTTGGTTGTAACAAGATTCTGTTATTTCCATTTTCTAATATATTGCATTTCGGTTTATCACCGGCTATTCCTAACAATTGGTCCGACCTGCCGGATCCGAGAGAGTGACGGGAAACCATGGCCAGCACACGATCAGAAGCCAAGATGGAGAGCATGGAGAAGGCGTTGATGGGAGTGCAAGATAACATCTCGCAAGTGCAAGGCAGACTGGATAAGATGGACAAAGCGGTGGAAGGATTGCTAAGTCTGAAAGAAATGATAGAGCATATGATCAAGGCACAAGGGGGAGCAACGGTAAGGAGCAATGAAGGGGGAGGACAGCTAGGGGAGGGAAGCGCAATGCAAGGCAAGGATGCGGGTGTAGTGCGGCTGGACGAAGGGAAGGAAGAAGCATCAGAGGAGGTAAGAATGGCACTGAAAAAAATTGAACTACCTCTTTTTGAAGGAGAAGATCCTTTGGGCTGGTTGGGAAAAATGGAGCAATATTTCGAAGTCCACGAATCTCCACCCGAATGCAGGCTCAAGCTAGCTTACATTTGTATGCAAGGTACTACTGTCCATTGGTTCCGATGGATGAAAGTAAGAATCCCAAACATGAGTTGGGATAGATTGGCTGAAGAACTGATCAAACGTTACAGTGGGTTTGATGCCAATCCTTTTGAACTTATGGCATCGCTGAACCAAGAACAGCAATCGGTAGACGCTTATATAGAGCGTTTTGAGATGTTGATTGCGCAGCTGGGCGAGGTGCAGGAGGATCAAGGGCTAGGTTATTTTATGAGTGGGTTGAGGGAGGAGATACGGCGGAGAATGATTGTTCATGCACCCCGAACGGTGGATCGTTCAATGATGTTAGCAAGAGGGCTGGAGCGAGAATTGTATGGGACGGCGGTGGATCGGGGAAGAAGTAAGGTTGGGTTGGGCTTTGGGCATACACCTAAACCGGTAACTAATATGGGTTGGGCCACTCAGGTTTCGGCCCATGATAGAGACCGGGGCAAGAATTACCCGCCATCCAGTAACTATACGCGGACATGGAGTCCAGGGGAGCAGAAAACACGAAGTCCACAAATCACACCGCAATCGTATAATGGTGGACCTCGGAATCATTCAGGAGGATGTCGTGGAGGAACAACGAGGTCACCAGATCAAAAATCTCGGGATGACAGGGTGGTATCCCATCAAGAGTTTTTACACAGACGTGAGAAGGGGTTGTGTTTTAAGTGTGGCGACCCCTACCATCCAATGCACCGATGTGCCAAAAAAGCTTGAGGGTGACAATTCTAGCGGAAGAGGAAGGGGAGGATACCGAGTGCGAGCAAGTCGAATTAGAAGAAAAAATGAGGAGGCGAGGCGGGATGTAGAGGAGGCAGGGGAGACCCACGCGGAGTACAACACCCTGGAGTTACCGTTATATTCTGTCAACGGCATAAATCAACCACAAACGTTAAAAATGAGGGCGAAGGTGGCTGGAAAGGAGGTGGTGGCGATGGTGGATAGTGGCGCGAGTCACAATTTcgtttcaaaaaaataataaatgaattGGGGCTAGAAGTTGACAGGAGCGTGTTCTTTGGGGTGTGTCTTGGGGATGGGTGTCGGGTATCATGTCAAGGGGTGTGCCGCAAGATGGAGGTGGGTTTGGGGCAATGCCAATTCCAGATTGAAGGCTATTTGTTTGAGTTAGGGGGTATTGACCTTATTTTGGGAGTTGATTGGCTTCGTACGTTGGGGGATGTGCTGTTGAATTGGGATAGAATGGAAATGCGATTTAGCTGGGGAGAGCAGCCTGTTATTCTAAAGGGTGATCCCTCCCTCAGCAGATCACTGGTCTCATTCAAAGGGATAGCCAAGGTAAGTGAGGTTGAATTTTATGGGGCTGTCTTATTAAAATGGAAGGGAGGAGAGGTGTGTGGGGCGGAAGATGGGGGAGAAGGAGAAGAAATGAGCAACATGTTAACCAAATATGAGAAGGTGTTCCAAGAACCTTGTGGGTTACCTCCCAATCGGAGTCAAAATCATGTTATAAGTATAAAGGAGGGTTGTGGGCCGGTATCGGTGAGGCCTTACCGGTATGCTCACCGACAGAAGGATGAAATCGAGAAGATGGTGAGCGAAATGCTCACTTCGGGAGTCATACAAGTCAGCAATAGTCCATATTCAAGCCCAGTGATActagtaaaaaaaaaagatgggaGTTGGCGTTTCTGTGTTGACTACCGAGCTTTAAACGATATTACCATTGCTGACAAGTACCCTATTCCAGTGGTAGAGGAGTTGTTTGATGAGCTGCATGGAGCAACCCATTTTACTAAGCTGGACCTCAAATCTGGGTACCACCAGATCCGGGTTCGAGCTGCCGATGTCCACAAAACCGCGTTCAGGACTCATGAGGGACACTACGAGTTCctagttatgccttttgggcttAAAAATGCACCAGCAACGTTCCAAGCCACCATGAATGAGGTATTCCGCCCTTATTTGCGAAAATTTGTATTAGTTTTCTTTGATGATGTTTTGATTTACAGTAAGGGTTGGGAAGATCATGTACACCATGTGGAAGTTGTGCTGAAATTATTACAGCAACATCAACTCGtcttgaataaaaaaaatgtcaGTTTGGGTTAGAACAGGTGGAGTACTTGCGGCATGTTATCACTGCCCAAGGAGTAGCAGTGGATCAACAGAAAGTTGAAAGTGTGGTGCATTGGCCACAACCACAGAATACGAAGGGAGTGAGGGCATTTCTGGGGTTAACAGGATATTACCGAAAGTTTATTAAAGACTACGGTAAAATCGCAAGACCACTCACCGAGCAACTGAAGAAGAATCAATTCGGGTGGGAGGAGAAAGCCCAAAGAGCTTTTGAAAGACTTAAACAAGCCATGGTGATTGCCCCTGTATTAAGAATGCCCGACTTTGCTAAAGAGTTTGTGATAGAATGCGATGCTTCAGGAGTGGGCATAGGAGCAGTGTTGAACCAGGAGGGCCAGCCAATTGCTTTTTACAGTAAGGCATTGGCAGATCGAGCTTTGTCTAAATCGACATACGAGAGAGAATTAATGGCCTTAGTTCTGGCAGTCCAACATTGGCGCCATTACCTACTGGGCCGCAAGTTTGTTGTGATTACGGATCATAAgcctttgaaaaatcttttgcAACAACGAATAACTACACCAGACCAGCAATATTGGTTGGCTAAGCTGCTGGGGTATGAGTTCGAGATAAAACACCGAGCAGGGGCAGACAATGGAGCAGCAGATGCACTCTCTCGAAGAGAGAGCATGGGAGAACTGAATGCTTTAACAAAAACCGAATGGGCGGGGGTGGAAGCGCTTCAAGAGGCAGTAAGAAAAGACCCTGGACTTAAAAACATCATAGAGGAAGTGAAGAGGTCCCCTGAAAGCAGCAAACACTATTCTTTAATCAATGGATGTTTACTTTTTAAAGGCAGATTAGTTGTTCCTCCGGGATCCTCATGGGTCTCCAAATTGTTGAGGGAATTTCACGATACTCCTCTTGGGGGACACTCCGGAGCTTTTCGAATGTATAAAAGAATTGCAAGCAATTTCTTTTGGCCAAAGATGAAGAAGGATATCTACAAATTTGTGTCCGAGTGTGGGGTTTGTCAAAGGCAGAAATATGAGGCAATGACACCCGCAGGGTTGCTGCAACCTCTACCGATTCCAGAAGCAATATGGGAAGATCTGGCCATGGATTTCATTACAGGACTGCCGAAATCACAAGGTTTTGAAGTGATATTGGTGGTGATTGATAGGTTATCAAAGTACGGACACTTTCTACTACTTAAAAGACCCTACACCGCCAAGTTGGTAGCAGAAGTTTTCACACGAAATGTGATCAAATTACATGGAGTTCCGAGGAcaattgtcagtgacagagatgcAGTGTTTATGAGTTTATTCTGGTCGGAGCTGTTTCGACTACAAGGAACCCAACTCAAGATGAGCACGGCCTATCATCCGGAGACAGATGGACAAAGCGAAGCCTTGAATAAATGTGTGGAAACATATCTGCGTTGTTTTTGCTCCGAGCAACCCAAGAGTTGGTCACAATGGTTACATTGGGCCGAATATTGGTACAACACCTCCTATCAAACTGCTGCTGGAATGACTCCATTTGAGGTGGTGTATGGTAGAAAACCCCTTACTGTAACTAAATTTCTACCAGGGGAAACAAAGGTGTCGGCTGTATCACAGGCCTTGGTGGATAGGGATGAACTCCTGAGACAGCTCAAATACAATTTGGAGCGAGCTCAACAGAGGATGACCAAATATGCCAACAAAAAGCGTAGGGAGGTGCAATTTCAAGAAGGTGATGTGGTGTATTTAAAGCTACGACCACACCGCCAAAATTCAGTCTCTACAAGAGTGTTCCAGAAACTGGCAGCAAGATATTATGGGCCTTATCAAGTATTGAAGAAAGTGGGGCAAGTGGCTTATCACCTAAAGCTTCCCGAAGGGTCCAAGATACACCCTGTTTTTCATGTGTCATGTTTAAAAAAGGCTGTGGGTAAAGAACCTAATGAAGTTAAATTACCCAGTGAAGTAGACGCTGATTTATTTATCTCCTTCGAGCCTGAAGCAATCTTGGATGAAAGGAATAAGCGAGTACACGGGAAGATAGTCCAACAGTTGCTGGTCCAGTGGAGAGAAAGACCGATGGAAGAAGCAACATGGGAAGATAAGGAAAGCTTCTCAACACAGTTCCCTGATTTTCGCCTTGAGGACAAGGCGAATTTTGATGAGGCAAGGCATGTTAGGGACCCAAACACATCGGGCCCAGTGTCTACTGAATTGGCCAACCCATTAGATGAAGAGATAAACAAGGCCAGGCCCAGGCCCAAGATTGTAAATGTATACGTTAGAAAAGGGAAGGGAAAGGCACGTAAGGATGAGGTATAAAAAGAGAGGGGAGAGTTGGTTAGAGGGCATCCAGAAAATATTGAGTGAGTAAGTCTCTAACAATTGTTAGTGAGAGAGGAGAGAGTTGGTTGTAACAAGATTCTGTTATTTCCATTTTCTAATATATTGCATTTCGGTTTATCACCGGCTATTCCTAACAGAAACCTATGTCACTCTTTTAACATGGTGTTGTACCTTTACAAGGTAATCTTGACTTCTCTTATTACTTCACTGAAATATCCAAAAATATCTTAAAACTTTAAAGCTCATTGTACTGGTGATTTTAATATGCTTTCTAATTCTTAGGGAAGAGGATTGTTTTACAACAGATAAATGGATCattaaaatagttttttatGTCACTCTTGTGTAATACAGTAGTATCGATATACAAGGAATTATGAGTAAAAACTGAAATCGGGAACAGGGAAAATTACCCTTTTGCTTTCATCCATGTCTGCTTTGTTCCCTACCAGTATCTTGTTGACATTATCAGAAGCATGTTGTTCAATGTTCCTTATCCAATTCCTAATGTCTGAACACAGAACCGTGATTTTAACATGGGTTAAGAAACCAGGAAACCACCAAATCAAGTAACAAAATCCACATAATCATTTGGAAACTAGTTTTCATTTGATTCAAAAAATGTTAAATCAATTAATGTAAAAACCCATATTATCTATATTGTATACTATTTAGACAACCTTATTGTAGCATTTTTTGTGACACCAAAGAGACTATTCTTAgatgttcttttttttttcaatcggTGACTACTCTTaaatgttcttgatatatattAAACATCAATTAATACATGAGCAAATTTTTGTACATAAAATAGCTAGTTTACAGAATATCCTACTTAAATTATCTACTGTCTGTCTTTAATATACAACAGAAATCAATATAATACAAGTTCATGTAAGTTAATAATATATCTTCATAGTTTAAATTGCTTTTAATTAAAGTTATCAATCAACTTTATAATAAAACATATTattctaaaaatataattatgcaTAAGAAAATGATTCGATAACAAGCTACTATATAACCTtataacaaaaatataaaaatacaatttgtTATATATGTGCATCATTTGTGCCATATGGACAaacagaaaagaaaaaaaaagcaaAACACAACGAAGTGGTGATATAATCTTTAGGGAGACCTTACACTCCTCTTGTGATTCCATACACAATTTTCGGGAAAGTTTCAGAGTTAGATCGGAACTTTCAATGATATAATCTTTAGGGAGACCTTACACTCCTCTTGTTATTCCATACACAATTTTCGGAAAGTTTCAGAGTTAGATCGGAACTTTCAAGAGATTTAGAATAACATGAAAAGTTGCCATTTTCACAAGGTGAGAAGGGAGGGGGGCATTATAAATATGGCAGGCAACACGAAAGAAACAAGGGGGGGGGGAGGTCATTCTTGTCGACACAATGCCAGAGGTTTTACGTTAGATCATATCATTTCGATTAGGCCATATCACTTAAAGGCCCACATTCACAACAAAATAAGGTCAATATGTCTTAATACAAACCATTTGTACTGAGATATGCTTAAATTTTAC contains:
- the LOC140830972 gene encoding ras-related protein RABE1c-like isoform X1; protein product: MATAPARARADYDYLIKLLLIGDSGVGKSCLLLRFSDGSFTTSFITTIGIDFKIRTVELDGKKIKLQIWDTAGQERFRTITTAYYRGAMGILLVYDVTDESSFNNIRNWIRNIEQHASDNVNKILVGNKADMDESKRAVPTSKGQALADEYGIKFFETSAKTNLNVEQVFFSIARDIKQRLSDNDSRTEQPTAIKINPGDPSARAGQLAQRSACCGS
- the LOC140830972 gene encoding ras-related protein RABE1c-like isoform X2, coding for MATAPARARADYDYLIKLLLIGDSGVGKSCLLLRFSDGSFTTSFITTIGIDFKIRTVELDGKKIKLQIWDTAGQERFRTITTAYYRGAMGILLVYDVTDESSFNNIRNWIRNIEQHASDNVNKILVGNKADMDESKRAVPTSKGQALADEYGIKFFETSAKTNLNVEQVFFSIARDIKQRLSDNDSRTEPTAIKINPGDPSARAGQLAQRSACCGS